GCTGAAGGCGGATGGCACCTTCTGGGCCTGGGGCAATAACTTCGCGGGCCAGGTCGGGGATGGCACGTTGGGTAGGTACTCCGCTCCGACTTCCTCCCTGTTCACCGGTGGCCATGGATTGGCCGCGGGCAGCGACCACTCCCTGGCGCTGAAGACAGACGGCACCGTCTGGACCTCGGGCATCAACTCCTTCGGGCAACTCGGTGATGGAACGACCACCGCAAGGCTGACGCCCACGCAGGTGCCCGGCCTCACCGACGTGGCGGCCCTGGCGACGGGCAACTTCCACTCGCTGGCGTTGAAGGCGGATGGCACCGTCTGGGCCTGGGGCCGCAACGCCGACGGCCAGCTCGGCGATGGGACGACCACCCAACGACTGACGCCCACGCAGGTGCCCGGCCTCTCCGGCGTGGTGGCCCTGGCGGCGGGCTATCACCATGCCCTGGCAGTGAAGGCGGACGGCACCGTCTGGGCCTGGGGCGCCAACGGCAGCGGCCAGCTCGGCGACGGGACGACCACCACCCGGCGGACGCCCACACAGGTGTCCGGCCTCACGGGCGTGGTGGCCCTGGCGGCGGGCAACCACTACTCGCTGGCGGTGAAGGCGGACGGCACCGTCTGGGCCTGGGGTTTCAACTACAATGGCCAGCTCGGCGACGGGACGACCACCCAACGACTGACGCCCACGCAGGTGACAGGCGTCACGGGCGTGGTGGCCCTGGCGGCGGGCGGCGCCCATTCCCTGGCGCTGAAGGCGGATGGCACCGTCTGGGCCTGGGGCAGCAACGCCGACGGCCAGCTGGGCAATGGGGCGACCTACGCGCGGTGGTGGCCCGCGCAGGTGCTCGGCCTCACCGACGTGGCGGCCCTGACGGCCGGAAGCACCCACTCGCTGGCGCTGAAGGTGGACGGCAGCGTCTGGGCCTGGGGCTCCAACATCTCGGGGCAACTCGGTGATGGGACGACCACCCGGCGACTGACGCCCACGCAGGTGTCCGGCCTCAGCGGTGTGGAGGTCCTGGTGGCGGGCGGCTCCCACTCCCTGGCGCTGAAGGCGGACGGCACCGCCCGGGTCTGGGGAAGCAATTCCTGGGGTCAACTCGGAAACGGTGGCTCGGAGCGCCGGCTGTCTCCGGTCCAGCTCTGGTGAGGCAGCAACGGTTGCCATTGGCAGAGCCGGTGCATCTCAGGCCGGCGCGCGAGGGCCGGAGGAGGTTCATCGATACCTGGTAGGGCGGAGATCCACTCCGACTGCGGGCTGCAAATATCTGTTGGGAGCCGAACCGTATTGGCCCCCACATGCCCGTACTCAGAGGGGGTTCCGTGCTGCGCTTCAGTGTCCTGTGTGCCCTGTCCACCGCGGCCATGGCCGCCTGTCCCACGGACCCGGGCAACCTGCCCCCGACGGCGACTGCGCAGTCCCTGTCGACGGATGAGGACGTGGGGCTCTCCGGCGCTGTCACCGGCACGGATCCGGAAGGTGGCGCGCTCACGTACGCGATGGTGGCACAGCCGGGTCATGGCTCGGTGACGCTGAGTCCGGGAGGCGCCTTCGTCTACACGCCGGCCGCCCACTTCCATGGCGGGGACTCGTTCAGCTTCCGGGCCCATGACGGAACGAACAACTCCCAGCCCGCGGTGGTCTCCCTCACCGTGCGGCCCGTGAACGACCCTCCCAGCGTCGCCTCCGCGAGCCTGGGGCAGGGCCCGTTCCGCTCGGGCGACACGCTCACGGTGGTGCCCTCGGGCTGGGCCGACGTGGACGGAGATGCCGAGGGCTACCGCTTCGAGTGGTTCGTCAACGGCGTCGCGGTCTCCGGCGCCAGCACGGCATCGCTCTTGGCGCCGCACTTCAAGCGAGGGGACTCGGTCCGCTGCTCGGTGGTGCCATTCGATGGGCGCACCCCGGGGCCGGCCGTCACGACGGCGACGGTGACCGTCCTGAACACGCCTCCCTCGGTCGGGAGCGCTTCGCTCGGGGCCGGGCCCTTCCGGACCAGTGACATCCTGACCTGTGCCGTCTCCGGCGTCTCCGACCGGGATGGCGACTCCGTGAGCCTGACCTACAAGTGGCTCAGGAACGCGTTCCCCGTCGGCGGCGTGACCACCGCCACGCTCAATGGTGCCAGTGAGTTCTCCAAGGGTGACACGCTCTCCTGCGTGGTGACGCCGTCCGACGGCACTGACTCCGGCGCCGCCGTGGCCTCGGGCACAATCACCGTCGAGAACACGCCTCCGACGATGACCACCGCTCGGATTCCGGCGGGCTCGTACCGGACGGACGACACCGTCACCTGCGTGGCCTCGGGCTTCCAGGACGTGGACTTCGACGCGCCGGACTACCGCTACCGGTGGCTCGTCAACGACGCCCCCGTCGCCGGCCAGCTCTCGGCGGTGCTCCCGGGCACGGCCTTCAAACGCGGTGACTCGGTGCGGTGTGTCGCCGCCCCGGATGACGGCTCGGCGGTGGGAGCCGAGGTCACGTCCAGCCCGGTGACCATCGTGAACTCGGCGCCGACCCTGGCGAGCGTGTCGATGGGCTCGGGGCCTTTCGGCACCGACTCGGTGATTGCCTGCACGCCTTCAGGCTTCGCGGACCCGGATGGCGATGCGCCCGTCTACCTCTACACCTGGCTCAAGAACGGCGCGGTGATTGCCGGACAGACGGCCTCCACCCTCGATGGGGCGAGCCAGTTCGACGCGGGCGATGAGGTTCGCTGCCGGGTGACGCCCTCGGACGGCACCCAGAGCGGCGCCCCGGTGGACTCGAGCTCGACACACATCGAGAGCCCGCCCGGGCGCTTCACCGGCGTGTCCATCGGCACCGGGCCCTTCTTCACCCATGACGTGCTCACCGCGGTGGCCACGGGCCCCGGTGGTGCCCAGTACGACCCGACCGGCTTCCGGTACCAGTGGTACCGCGACGGGCTGGCCATTCAAGGCGCCACGTCGCGCACGCTGGACGGGACGGTCCACTTCTCCAAGGGCGCGGTCATCTCCTGCGCGATGACCGAGTACGACGGCACGCAGACGGGCACCACGCTCCAGTCCAACACGGTCACCATCCAGAACAGCACGCCCACCCTGACGGGAGCCTCCCTGGGCTCGGGCCCGTACTACGTCACCAGCACCCTCGACTGCGCGGCCCAAGGCCAGGGCGACGCCGATGGAGACGCGCTGACGTCCACGTATGCCTGGTACGTCAATGGCGCCGTGGTGGCCGGGTGGACGCGGCCGTTCCTCGACAGCAGGAAGTTCCGCAAGGGCGACAGCCTCTCCTGCCGGCTCAGCGTGAGCGACGGGACGGTCAGCACGGCCGTCGTCACCTCGAACACCGTCACCATCCAGAACAGCGCGCCGGTGACGTCGTACCAGGATGGCGTGGGCGTGTTCGCGGGCAAGGCGGCGAGCGGCGCGGTGTCCGCGTACGACCCGGACGGCGACCCGGTGGTGGGCCATGCGCTCGCCTCGGGCAGCTCCCAGGGGACGGTGGTGCTCGACGACGCCGTGGCGGGCCGGTTCACATTCACCGCGAACGCCACGGCCCGTGGCAACACGACGTTCACCTTCACCGCGACGG
The Pyxidicoccus xibeiensis DNA segment above includes these coding regions:
- a CDS encoding RCC1 domain-containing protein, translating into AGQSHALALKADGTVWAWGSNASGQFGDGTTTQRLTPTQVPGLSGVAALRAGQSHSLALKADGTFWAWGNNFAGQVGDGTLGRYSAPTSSLFTGGHGLAAGSDHSLALKTDGTVWTSGINSFGQLGDGTTTARLTPTQVPGLTDVAALATGNFHSLALKADGTVWAWGRNADGQLGDGTTTQRLTPTQVPGLSGVVALAAGYHHALAVKADGTVWAWGANGSGQLGDGTTTTRRTPTQVSGLTGVVALAAGNHYSLAVKADGTVWAWGFNYNGQLGDGTTTQRLTPTQVTGVTGVVALAAGGAHSLALKADGTVWAWGSNADGQLGNGATYARWWPAQVLGLTDVAALTAGSTHSLALKVDGSVWAWGSNISGQLGDGTTTRRLTPTQVSGLSGVEVLVAGGSHSLALKADGTARVWGSNSWGQLGNGGSERRLSPVQLW